One segment of Paraburkholderia caribensis DNA contains the following:
- a CDS encoding LysR family transcriptional regulator, whose protein sequence is MDTLTSMRIFARVAEEGSFTGAAQRLNVTVPAVSRAVSALEAYLRTRLLNRSTRKVVLTEAGYRYLQRCEQILAFVDQAEAEAADAQVRPTGQLRVHATSSFGQTYVTPAIVRYRQRYPSVSIELTLSQHMPDIIDEGYDVSVQLSVDELPDSSLVAQRLGTVHSVLCAAPAYLREHGMPREVHELTQHACFQFVSSVYPTDRWLLEGPDGIETVHLPAGGFRINSADELAVALKEGIGIGAVPMSTAVSALRDGSLMRVLPDYHLQPLSAYALYTSRRYLDAKIKTFVEFLREEIPQMLSASAANLRDMKQPHAEA, encoded by the coding sequence GTGGATACTCTCACCAGCATGCGGATCTTCGCTCGCGTAGCGGAGGAAGGTAGCTTCACGGGCGCCGCGCAGCGCTTGAACGTCACGGTGCCCGCCGTATCGCGTGCCGTGTCCGCGCTCGAAGCCTATCTGCGCACGCGCCTGTTGAACCGCAGCACCCGCAAGGTCGTTCTGACGGAAGCGGGGTACCGTTATCTGCAACGCTGCGAGCAGATTCTCGCTTTCGTCGATCAGGCCGAAGCCGAAGCCGCCGATGCACAGGTCCGGCCCACCGGCCAGTTGCGCGTGCATGCGACGTCGAGCTTCGGCCAAACGTACGTGACGCCTGCTATCGTGCGCTACCGGCAGCGCTATCCGTCCGTCTCCATCGAGTTGACGCTGTCGCAGCATATGCCCGACATCATCGACGAAGGCTACGACGTGAGCGTCCAGTTGAGCGTTGACGAATTGCCCGATTCGAGCCTCGTCGCGCAGCGGCTCGGCACGGTGCATAGCGTGCTGTGCGCCGCGCCCGCGTACTTGCGCGAGCACGGCATGCCGCGCGAGGTTCATGAACTGACGCAGCACGCATGCTTCCAGTTCGTCTCCTCCGTCTATCCCACCGACCGCTGGTTGCTCGAAGGACCGGATGGCATCGAGACCGTGCATCTGCCGGCCGGCGGTTTTCGCATCAACTCGGCGGACGAGCTTGCCGTCGCGTTGAAGGAAGGCATCGGTATCGGCGCGGTGCCAATGTCGACGGCCGTGTCGGCGCTGCGCGACGGATCGCTCATGCGCGTTCTGCCGGACTATCACTTGCAGCCGCTCTCGGCTTATGCGCTTTACACGTCGCGCCGCTATCTCGACGCGAAGATCAAGACCTTCGTCGAGTTTCTGAGGGAAGAGATTCCGCAGATGCTCAGCGCGTCCGCAGCCAACCTGCGCGACATGAAACAGCCGCACGCCGAGGCGTGA
- a CDS encoding MFS transporter, with amino-acid sequence MPAAHTPVVARRFREDLFPWVIALATGLEYFDNTIFSFFTSYIAGGINASTDELVWSSSAYAVASVLAILQQQWWVERVGYRRYIGGCLVLFAAGSVAAALSESSIELAFARGAQGYFIGPMMSACRILIQTSFTPQRRSSAVRAFLSMILLASALAPLAGGYLVASFDWRALFTCTTLAAAGLALLVLLVVPPAGKLLPEARGEAHFWPYMVFAFAQGALQIAMQQVRFELFFSSPTLVGLTVAGLLSLGWFAWHQWHHPAPLVRLHALRERTFQTGIALYVLFYYISNAMSYLVSRFLEGGLRYPVENAGRLVGLTSFGSLAFAFVYFRVSPLIKHKRWLIVPGFLIAALIGGWMASMPPDVSMPWLLPPLLLRGLLLVSIVLPVANLAFRIFSVEEYNHGYRFKNMVKQLTYSFSTATIIMLEQHREAVHETRLTEFVNPFNPAFQNAFDGLTRAFEGLGHTAGDAKGLALVELSRVVSQQASFLSSLDGFYFLIGLSLCGGLFALYQRQID; translated from the coding sequence ATGCCGGCCGCACACACGCCCGTCGTCGCCAGGCGCTTTCGCGAGGACCTCTTCCCCTGGGTCATTGCGCTCGCCACCGGTCTCGAGTATTTCGACAACACGATCTTCTCTTTCTTCACCAGCTATATCGCGGGCGGCATCAACGCATCGACAGACGAACTCGTGTGGTCGTCGAGCGCGTATGCCGTCGCTTCCGTACTTGCCATTCTTCAGCAGCAATGGTGGGTCGAGCGGGTCGGCTACCGGCGTTATATCGGCGGGTGCCTGGTGTTGTTCGCGGCGGGCTCCGTAGCGGCGGCGCTGAGCGAATCGTCGATCGAACTCGCCTTCGCGCGCGGTGCGCAGGGCTACTTCATCGGCCCCATGATGAGCGCGTGCCGCATTCTCATTCAGACCAGCTTCACGCCGCAGCGGCGGTCTTCGGCGGTGCGCGCGTTCCTGAGCATGATCCTGCTGGCGAGCGCGCTCGCGCCGCTCGCGGGCGGCTATCTGGTCGCTTCGTTCGACTGGCGCGCACTCTTCACCTGCACGACGCTCGCGGCCGCCGGCCTTGCGCTCCTCGTGCTGCTCGTCGTGCCGCCCGCTGGCAAGCTGCTTCCCGAAGCGCGCGGCGAAGCGCACTTCTGGCCGTATATGGTGTTTGCGTTCGCGCAGGGCGCGCTGCAGATCGCGATGCAACAGGTGCGGTTCGAGCTGTTCTTCAGTTCGCCCACGCTGGTTGGACTGACGGTGGCGGGATTGCTGTCGCTCGGCTGGTTCGCGTGGCATCAATGGCATCATCCCGCGCCTCTCGTGCGGCTTCACGCGTTGCGCGAGCGGACATTCCAGACGGGCATTGCGCTGTACGTGCTGTTCTACTACATCAGCAATGCGATGAGCTATCTGGTCTCGCGCTTTCTCGAAGGCGGACTTCGCTATCCCGTCGAAAACGCGGGGCGGCTCGTGGGTCTCACGTCGTTTGGGTCGCTTGCCTTCGCGTTCGTCTATTTCCGCGTTTCCCCGCTCATCAAGCATAAGCGCTGGCTGATCGTCCCCGGCTTTCTGATCGCCGCGCTGATCGGCGGCTGGATGGCGAGCATGCCGCCCGACGTCAGCATGCCGTGGCTGTTACCGCCGCTTCTGCTGCGCGGCTTGCTGCTCGTGTCCATCGTATTGCCCGTCGCTAATCTCGCATTCCGCATCTTCTCGGTCGAAGAGTACAACCACGGCTACCGCTTCAAGAACATGGTCAAGCAACTGACCTACTCGTTCTCGACCGCGACGATCATCATGCTCGAACAGCACCGTGAGGCCGTGCACGAGACGCGCCTGACCGAGTTCGTGAATCCGTTCAATCCCGCGTTCCAGAATGCCTTCGACGGCCTGACACGCGCATTCGAAGGGCTGGGGCACACGGCTGGCGACGCGAAGGGCCTCGCGCTCGTCGAGCTCAGCCGCGTCGTCTCGCAACAGGCGAGCTTTCTGAGCTCACTGGACGGCTTTTACTTCCTGATCGGCCTCTCGCTTTGCGGCGGGCTCTTTGCGCTCTACCAGCGGCAAATCGATTGA
- the nudC gene encoding NAD(+) diphosphatase produces MIVPSASIGFNLNLLDRRSEQRDDDAFIASLHDAPTARFLVFDGDIPLLKRGDTHEAWFSASEAAAFGEPLQRVFLGQDSDGSGRFALGFASGLAQHEGQPQEKLHDRIDLRSIALQGLVAQEMLGVLGQAKSMLDWHRRHRFCANCGSPSRATAAGWQRLCDACGTRHFPRVDPVVIMLTIDGERCLLGRQRQFAPGMYSALAGFVEPGETVEDAVRREVHEEAHVACAEVVYFASQPWPFPSSLMIGCFARASSREIVIDTNELEDARWFTRAEVTAMLESTHADNLSAPKPFAIAHHLLRAYAEHGEAVLRG; encoded by the coding sequence ATGATCGTCCCTTCCGCTTCCATCGGCTTCAATCTCAACCTGCTCGACCGCCGCTCCGAACAACGCGACGACGACGCCTTCATTGCCAGCCTGCACGATGCTCCCACCGCGCGCTTTCTCGTCTTCGATGGCGACATTCCGTTGCTCAAACGCGGCGACACGCACGAAGCCTGGTTCTCCGCAAGCGAGGCGGCCGCGTTCGGCGAGCCGCTGCAACGCGTGTTTCTCGGCCAGGACAGCGACGGCAGCGGACGTTTCGCGCTCGGCTTCGCATCCGGTCTCGCGCAACACGAAGGGCAACCGCAAGAAAAGCTGCACGATCGCATCGATCTGCGCTCGATCGCGTTGCAAGGCCTCGTCGCACAGGAAATGCTCGGTGTGCTTGGCCAGGCCAAATCGATGCTCGACTGGCACCGCCGCCATCGCTTCTGCGCGAACTGCGGCTCGCCGAGCCGCGCGACGGCGGCCGGCTGGCAACGCCTGTGCGACGCGTGCGGCACGCGCCACTTCCCGCGCGTGGACCCCGTCGTCATCATGCTGACCATTGACGGCGAGCGCTGTCTGCTCGGACGCCAGCGCCAGTTCGCACCGGGCATGTACTCGGCGCTCGCAGGTTTCGTCGAACCGGGCGAAACCGTCGAAGACGCAGTGCGCCGCGAAGTGCATGAGGAAGCCCACGTGGCATGCGCGGAGGTCGTCTACTTCGCGTCGCAACCGTGGCCGTTTCCTTCGTCGCTGATGATCGGCTGCTTCGCGCGCGCCAGCAGCCGGGAGATCGTCATCGACACCAACGAACTCGAAGACGCGCGCTGGTTCACGCGCGCCGAAGTCACCGCGATGCTCGAGAGCACGCATGCGGACAACCTGTCCGCGCCGAAGCCGTTCGCGATTGCGCATCATCTGTTGCGCGCGTATGCCGAACACGGTGAAGCGGTGCTGCGCGGTTGA
- a CDS encoding S8 family serine peptidase, with the protein MKAYDPKDAAARPARGDAAHEELRVAVTFNRPGSDGGPTRFGARMSTETVASFIPDPAQADLALAELARRGFTLTGRGSLSASMRCTRAQFEAVFQTRLKRMKAPCASAAQFSSVLYPPDGAPWNPDPAIKSLLDDVYIQWPHIYMARAAKAAKSTKAKKTATAAGKRPATKKPHEASAPSATAPAVPYFHLAAPADIALQLNATPVHQQGITGKGVRIAMIDSGFAHGHPYFKAHGYSSSIVLAPGATDRRSDGNGHGTGESANIFAIAPGATFIGVKLDNEADPSSGASVLEGLQEALKHDPQVISVSLGYDLRGPGDTPLKTLPNGLVALEAEIQAAVKRGIVIVFSAGNGHYSFPGQMPDIISAGGVFVDQHGAMRASDYASAFTSLIYSGRSVPDVCGLVGMLPHATYISLPVSAGCEIDRENAAFDGTAPNDGWGVFSGTSAAAPQLAGLCALLLQTDPHLSPGDIKAILRRTARDVTKGHANPASDPQGAGVPAGVGEDGATGAGLADALAAVKQI; encoded by the coding sequence ATGAAGGCCTACGATCCCAAAGACGCGGCCGCGCGGCCCGCGCGCGGCGACGCCGCCCATGAAGAACTCCGCGTTGCCGTGACCTTCAACCGGCCCGGCTCGGACGGCGGGCCGACCCGGTTCGGCGCGCGCATGTCGACGGAAACTGTCGCTTCGTTCATCCCCGATCCCGCGCAGGCCGATCTCGCGCTCGCCGAACTCGCGCGGCGCGGCTTCACGCTGACGGGCCGCGGCTCGCTGTCGGCGTCGATGCGCTGCACGCGCGCGCAATTCGAAGCGGTGTTCCAGACGCGCCTCAAGCGCATGAAGGCGCCGTGCGCGTCGGCGGCGCAGTTCAGCTCCGTGCTCTATCCGCCCGACGGCGCGCCATGGAATCCGGACCCCGCGATCAAATCGCTGCTCGACGACGTCTATATCCAGTGGCCGCACATCTACATGGCGAGAGCGGCGAAAGCAGCAAAGAGCACGAAGGCGAAAAAGACCGCGACGGCAGCCGGGAAACGCCCCGCCACGAAGAAGCCGCACGAGGCCAGCGCGCCATCCGCGACGGCGCCCGCCGTGCCCTACTTCCATCTCGCCGCGCCCGCCGACATCGCGCTCCAGCTCAACGCGACGCCCGTGCACCAGCAGGGCATCACGGGCAAAGGCGTGCGCATCGCGATGATCGATAGCGGCTTTGCTCACGGCCATCCGTATTTCAAGGCGCACGGCTATTCGTCGTCGATCGTGCTCGCGCCCGGCGCCACCGACCGCCGCAGCGACGGCAACGGCCACGGCACGGGCGAATCCGCCAACATCTTCGCGATCGCGCCGGGCGCGACCTTTATCGGCGTGAAGCTCGACAACGAAGCCGATCCTTCGAGCGGCGCTTCCGTGCTCGAAGGATTGCAAGAGGCGCTCAAGCATGACCCGCAGGTGATCTCGGTGAGCCTCGGCTACGACCTGCGCGGCCCCGGCGACACGCCGCTGAAAACGCTGCCGAACGGACTCGTCGCGCTGGAGGCGGAAATTCAGGCGGCGGTGAAGCGCGGCATCGTGATCGTCTTCTCGGCGGGCAACGGCCACTATTCGTTTCCCGGCCAGATGCCCGACATCATTTCAGCGGGGGGCGTGTTCGTCGATCAGCACGGCGCGATGCGCGCATCGGACTACGCGAGCGCATTCACGAGCCTGATCTACTCGGGCCGCAGCGTGCCCGACGTCTGCGGGCTGGTCGGCATGCTGCCGCACGCCACCTACATCTCGCTGCCCGTTTCGGCCGGTTGCGAGATCGACCGTGAAAACGCCGCCTTCGACGGCACCGCGCCCAACGACGGCTGGGGTGTGTTCAGCGGGACGTCGGCGGCTGCGCCGCAACTGGCGGGCCTGTGCGCGCTGCTGTTGCAGACAGACCCGCACCTGTCGCCGGGCGACATCAAGGCGATCCTGCGCCGCACCGCGCGCGACGTGACGAAGGGCCACGCCAACCCGGCGAGCGATCCGCAAGGCGCGGGCGTGCCGGCGGGCGTCGGCGAAGACGGCGCGACGGGCGCGGGCCTCGCCGATGCGCTCGCAGCAGTGAAGCAGATCTGA
- a CDS encoding alpha/beta fold hydrolase, with protein MKRLHALVPLAALLAGIIAAPADARTVSYPLENACPVVANRPDHDPSTREQIAHTPQGDIAYYRFGHGSPIVLQTGFRATLSEWDAALLADLAKHHEVVVFDNRGVGRSLTKASSFTVQDMASDLSALIDTLKLRDVTVLGWSMGGAVATQLAIDHPANVQRIVLMSAPAPGRLGVPIAPGVEAMLSGRPGTTFDDVMKLLFPPSAANAAGECFRKNMFVPAGYASPAISATVTAGQKALLRAWEQDDAAAGALRTLHTDTLILTGDDDAVLSKQNAEALARTLPDAQLVVVRSAGHAMMYQYPHALATAIDRFIAQSQAHPRQTAQAAQLHEQA; from the coding sequence ATGAAACGTCTGCATGCACTCGTCCCGCTCGCCGCATTGCTCGCCGGCATCATCGCGGCGCCTGCCGACGCAAGGACCGTCAGCTATCCGCTCGAAAACGCCTGCCCTGTCGTCGCGAACCGCCCGGACCACGATCCGTCGACACGCGAGCAGATCGCGCACACGCCACAGGGCGACATCGCGTATTACCGCTTCGGCCACGGCAGTCCCATCGTCCTGCAAACCGGCTTTCGCGCGACGCTCTCCGAATGGGACGCGGCCTTGCTCGCCGACCTCGCGAAACATCATGAAGTCGTCGTCTTCGACAATCGCGGCGTGGGCCGCTCGCTGACAAAGGCGTCGAGCTTCACCGTGCAGGACATGGCAAGCGACCTCTCGGCGCTGATCGACACGCTGAAGCTGCGCGACGTCACGGTGCTCGGCTGGTCGATGGGCGGCGCAGTCGCCACGCAGCTCGCGATCGACCACCCGGCGAACGTGCAGCGCATCGTGCTGATGAGCGCGCCCGCGCCGGGACGCCTTGGCGTGCCTATCGCGCCCGGCGTCGAAGCCATGCTGTCGGGCAGGCCGGGCACCACGTTCGACGACGTGATGAAGCTGCTGTTTCCGCCATCGGCTGCGAACGCGGCGGGCGAATGCTTCCGCAAGAACATGTTCGTGCCCGCGGGGTACGCGTCGCCTGCCATCTCCGCGACCGTGACGGCAGGCCAGAAGGCGCTGTTGCGCGCATGGGAACAGGACGATGCCGCCGCCGGCGCGCTGCGCACCCTGCACACCGACACGCTGATCCTCACCGGCGACGACGACGCCGTCCTGTCGAAGCAGAACGCCGAAGCGCTCGCCCGCACGCTGCCGGATGCGCAATTAGTGGTGGTGCGCTCGGCGGGGCACGCGATGATGTATCAGTATCCGCATGCGCTGGCCACGGCCATCGACCGCTTCATCGCGCAGTCGCAGGCGCATCCGCGCCAGACGGCACAGGCAGCGCAATTGCACGAGCAGGCGTAA
- a CDS encoding LysR substrate-binding domain-containing protein: MRRMPNFVLLRSFEAAARLESFALAAQELHLTPSAISHQVKELEAYFGRPLFLRRNRRIEPTPEAVRLLESLSRVFDVVEAACSEVMLAPDSQVLAVHCAPSFAVKWLGPKLPEFNKAYPHITIRLSTGAEPLDLTRVQEVDVEISYGSALDRPGIDTVPLGREAIVPLCSPALLGDGTPVETRMSELTLIDTQLSRVTWADWFAANGIDMPTTPRPSFDRAALGISAAADGMGVVLESMRLAEREIVRGDLIEVRSDAFVRFERDTHFLSYRKNESRVEKVAAFTHWLLGRAGVGQGENAPPR; the protein is encoded by the coding sequence ATGAGGCGGATGCCCAACTTCGTGCTGCTGCGTTCCTTCGAGGCCGCCGCCCGCCTCGAGAGCTTCGCGCTCGCCGCGCAGGAATTGCATCTGACGCCATCCGCGATCAGTCATCAGGTGAAAGAACTCGAAGCGTATTTCGGGCGTCCGCTGTTTCTGCGGCGCAACCGGCGCATCGAGCCCACGCCCGAAGCCGTGCGCCTGCTCGAAAGCCTGAGCCGCGTATTCGACGTCGTCGAGGCGGCCTGCAGCGAGGTCATGCTCGCGCCCGATTCGCAGGTGCTCGCCGTGCATTGCGCGCCGAGCTTCGCGGTGAAATGGCTCGGGCCGAAGCTGCCCGAGTTCAACAAGGCGTATCCGCACATCACCATCCGCCTGTCGACAGGCGCCGAGCCGCTCGATCTCACGCGCGTGCAGGAAGTCGACGTCGAGATTTCGTACGGCAGCGCGCTCGATCGTCCCGGCATCGACACCGTGCCTTTGGGCCGCGAAGCGATCGTGCCGCTCTGCTCGCCCGCGCTGCTCGGCGACGGCACGCCCGTCGAGACGCGCATGAGCGAACTGACGCTGATCGACACGCAGTTGAGTCGCGTCACGTGGGCCGACTGGTTCGCGGCCAACGGGATCGACATGCCGACCACGCCCCGCCCCTCGTTCGATCGCGCGGCGCTCGGCATCTCGGCGGCAGCCGACGGCATGGGCGTGGTGCTCGAAAGCATGCGGCTCGCCGAGCGCGAAATCGTGCGCGGCGACCTGATCGAAGTGCGCAGCGACGCGTTCGTGCGCTTCGAGCGCGACACGCATTTTCTGTCGTATCGGAAGAACGAATCCCGCGTCGAGAAGGTGGCCGCCTTCACGCACTGGCTGCTCGGGCGCGCAGGCGTCGGACAGGGCGAAAACGCGCCGCCGCGGTAG
- a CDS encoding class II aldolase/adducin family protein, with translation MSEVMEAPSKAIDLKGRISIYQPEQDGLIFPELPDFESHAQHRQYLKERLVAACRAFALQGFDYGFAGHLTVRDPEHPGLYWTNPMAVHFSQVKVSNLICADHEGHVVEGDYAINRAGFVLHAAVHEMHQDIVAMCHAHTVYGTAFASLGKKLDPISQDAAAFFEDHVVIGEEAGQVAVEVKAGHKVAHAFKGVKAAIHQNHGLLTASRHSIESAAFWFIALERCCQQQLMIESTGIKPRFVTEERARYSREHVGSEYIGWLHFQTIWDQLVKTQPDMFD, from the coding sequence ATGTCCGAAGTGATGGAAGCCCCATCGAAAGCGATCGACCTCAAGGGCCGCATCTCGATCTATCAGCCCGAGCAGGACGGCCTGATCTTTCCCGAACTGCCAGATTTCGAGAGCCACGCGCAGCACCGGCAGTATCTGAAGGAGCGTCTTGTCGCCGCGTGCCGCGCGTTTGCGCTGCAGGGCTTCGATTACGGCTTCGCGGGCCATCTGACGGTGCGCGATCCGGAGCATCCCGGCCTCTACTGGACGAACCCGATGGCCGTGCATTTCTCGCAGGTGAAGGTGTCGAACCTGATCTGTGCGGACCACGAAGGCCATGTCGTCGAAGGCGACTATGCGATCAATCGCGCGGGCTTCGTGCTGCATGCGGCTGTTCATGAGATGCATCAGGACATCGTAGCGATGTGTCACGCGCACACCGTGTACGGCACGGCGTTCGCGTCGCTTGGCAAAAAGCTCGATCCCATCAGCCAGGATGCTGCCGCATTCTTCGAAGACCATGTCGTGATCGGCGAGGAAGCGGGGCAGGTGGCCGTCGAAGTGAAGGCGGGCCACAAGGTCGCGCATGCCTTCAAGGGCGTGAAGGCGGCGATCCACCAGAACCACGGGCTGCTGACGGCGAGTCGGCACAGCATCGAGTCGGCCGCGTTCTGGTTCATTGCGCTCGAACGCTGCTGCCAGCAGCAACTGATGATCGAGTCGACGGGCATCAAGCCGCGCTTCGTGACGGAAGAGCGCGCGCGCTATAGCCGCGAGCATGTGGGCAGCGAGTACATCGGCTGGCTGCATTTCCAGACCATCTGGGATCAGCTCGTGAAGACGCAGCCCGACATGTTCGACTAA
- a CDS encoding MFS transporter, giving the protein MSSISQDVYLQRSGTGVYAKVAWRLIPFLFFCYLCAYLDRINVSFAKLQMLQDLGMSDAVYGLGAGIFFVGYLMFEVPSNLILLKVGARRWIARIMVTWGVISAAMMFVSTPTQFYVVRFLLGVAEAGFFPAILLYLTYWFPAGRRSKVTALFMTGIPMSGVIGGPLSGWIMHSMSGAHGIAGWQWLFLLEGIPTVLVGIVAYFYLDDKVSDARWLRDDEKALIEADLQAESGHHKLHSLRDGLASPRVLLLSAIYFFFTMGLYGVSFWLPSLVKASGVSGTLNIGLLSAVPYAAAAVTMVLVGRSSDRYGERRWHLAVPGVVGAIALCASVVYAHQTVLAMIALTIGTMGVITTISQFWTVPPAVLQGTAAAGGIALANSVGSISGVVSPYVIGFLQTSTGSTGSGVVGIAVSMVFGSLLTLALRPAHVNVFSQRE; this is encoded by the coding sequence ATGAGTTCGATCAGCCAGGACGTGTATCTGCAGCGTTCGGGAACGGGCGTCTATGCGAAGGTTGCATGGCGCCTGATTCCATTTCTGTTCTTCTGTTATCTGTGCGCTTACCTCGATCGCATCAATGTCAGCTTTGCGAAGCTGCAGATGCTGCAGGATCTCGGGATGAGCGATGCCGTCTATGGGCTAGGCGCGGGGATTTTCTTCGTCGGTTATCTGATGTTCGAAGTGCCGAGCAATCTGATTTTGCTGAAGGTGGGGGCGCGGCGCTGGATTGCGCGGATCATGGTGACATGGGGTGTGATTTCGGCGGCGATGATGTTTGTGTCGACGCCTACGCAGTTTTATGTGGTGCGGTTTCTGTTGGGCGTGGCCGAGGCTGGATTCTTTCCGGCGATTCTTTTATATCTGACGTACTGGTTTCCTGCTGGGCGCCGTAGCAAGGTGACCGCGCTTTTCATGACGGGGATTCCGATGTCGGGTGTGATAGGCGGTCCTTTGTCGGGCTGGATCATGCATTCGATGAGCGGCGCGCATGGGATTGCCGGCTGGCAGTGGCTGTTTCTTCTGGAAGGTATTCCGACGGTGCTGGTTGGGATCGTGGCGTACTTCTATCTCGACGACAAGGTGTCCGATGCGCGGTGGCTGCGCGATGACGAGAAGGCGTTGATCGAGGCCGATCTGCAGGCGGAGAGTGGGCATCACAAGCTGCATTCGCTGCGTGATGGGCTCGCGAGTCCGCGAGTGTTGTTGCTGTCGGCGATTTATTTCTTCTTCACGATGGGGTTGTATGGGGTGAGCTTCTGGCTTCCTTCGCTCGTCAAGGCTTCGGGAGTGTCGGGGACATTGAATATCGGGCTGTTGTCGGCTGTGCCTTATGCGGCTGCTGCTGTCACGATGGTGCTCGTCGGGCGTAGTTCGGATCGGTATGGCGAGCGGCGCTGGCATCTCGCGGTGCCGGGTGTGGTTGGCGCGATTGCGTTGTGTGCGAGTGTCGTCTATGCGCATCAAACCGTGCTTGCGATGATCGCGCTGACGATCGGTACTATGGGGGTTATTACGACGATTTCGCAGTTCTGGACTGTGCCGCCCGCTGTTTTGCAAGGTACCGCTGCTGCGGGTGGGATCGCGCTTGCTAATTCGGTTGGGTCGATTTCTGGAGTTGTTAGTCCGTATGTGATTGGGTTTTTGCAGACTTCGACTGGGTCGACCGGGAGTGGTGTGGTTGGGATTGCAGTGAGTATGGTGTTTGGTAGTCTGCTGACGCTTGCCCTTCGGCCGGCGCATGTTAATGTTTTTTCTCAGCGGGAGTAG
- a CDS encoding GntR family transcriptional regulator: MTLKFEKLQVRPDYVEEVYRVLADAISDGSLAPGTRLTQEEIAEQFAVSRSPVLQALRLLKKDGLVQDAPGRGVLVAPLDVEWTSHLYQVRGALDTLAARLAAERGAVIDSALIMRGRLVSKGKDVKAMIDADIAFHSAIYEASGNPLIVESAQLHWVHLRRVMGAVLQSSRLRDSIWDEHQAIAEAIAARDPARAAELTELHTSSARQNLVARLGEMLKAG; the protein is encoded by the coding sequence ATGACACTCAAGTTCGAGAAGCTGCAGGTTCGTCCCGACTATGTCGAGGAGGTGTATCGGGTGCTTGCGGATGCGATTAGCGACGGGTCGCTCGCGCCCGGCACGCGATTGACACAGGAGGAGATTGCGGAGCAGTTCGCGGTATCGCGGTCACCCGTGCTGCAGGCGCTGCGTTTGTTGAAGAAGGACGGGCTGGTGCAGGATGCGCCGGGGCGGGGCGTTCTGGTTGCGCCGCTCGATGTCGAGTGGACGAGTCATCTTTATCAGGTGCGCGGTGCGCTGGATACGCTTGCTGCGAGGCTTGCTGCGGAGCGTGGCGCTGTGATCGATAGCGCGTTGATCATGCGTGGGCGGCTGGTGTCGAAGGGCAAGGACGTGAAGGCGATGATCGATGCCGATATTGCTTTTCATTCGGCTATTTATGAGGCGTCAGGGAATCCGCTGATCGTTGAGAGTGCACAGTTGCATTGGGTTCATTTGCGCCGGGTGATGGGCGCGGTGCTGCAGTCTTCGCGGTTGCGGGATTCGATCTGGGATGAGCATCAGGCTATCGCCGAGGCGATCGCTGCGCGCGATCCCGCGCGGGCTGCTGAGCTTACCGAGTTGCACACTAGCAGTGCGCGGCAGAATCTTGTTGCGAGGTTGGGGGAGATGCTTAAAGCTGGGTGA